The genomic stretch ATTGTTCAGAGGCATGAAGAGCAATTATCGCAAGGAGGGGATGACCTGGTCCAATTAGAGGGAAATAGATAGCGACAGGAATGGGGGGATGAAGCAACCCACTTGATAGAGGTTGACGGTCATGACTGTGGTGCTAGGCTCGGAATTCTTGGCCGGAGTGACCGCGAGACAGCTCTTGTAAGGGGTGGGCAAAGCGTGGACCGGGACTTTGGGAGAAATTCATTATACTTTTCACTGCTACAGGATAACGTGATTACAAATGTTAGCCCCATTCATATGCAGGGAGGTGATGCCATAGTGACACATCCTAAGGTGGCACATATGGAAAAATTCTATGGGAAAGGGAAGAGGTTGCGCGTGTAATCACAAGacaaaagaaagggaaacagATGGCTAATACGGAGCAAACTTTGCATAAGTCTGATCGTAGTGCAGAATATAAAAAGTAAATTATGTTAGCCCTCTATTGGAATATCAGGGGGATGAGAAAATCAGTGGCAAAGCTGGCTTTGAGTAACTTATTAAGGGAGAATAATGTGGACCTCTTATGCATTGTTGAACCCATGTTGGAGGCGgtgaatttttcaaaaaaaaaaaatttcagcaagagAGGGTTTGATTCAGATTTTATTTACAATGTCAGAGATGATCGGTCCCCTAATCTAAGGGTCCCTTGGCAGAGAGGGGTGAGCAAGCCTGTTGTTATGGCTTCCTCAGACCAGCAAATTTCTATGAAGGTGCAATGGGCTCAGACCCTGTTTCTTTTCACCATGGTGCATGCAAAATGTGTGCGGGCTGCTCGGAGAGACCTGTGGAATGATTTGGTAAGTGTTAACCCTGGCCCTAACGTGCCATGGATGGTggttggggattttaatgctaCTTTGGCATCTCATGAAAAAAGGGCTCCTGGAGTATTTAACCTGGGGTTGGCTACGGATTTTGGAGCTATGCTGGATACTTGCCTTCTTATGAAAATCCCatctcagggtcagaaattcaCTTGGTCCTACAACAGAAGGAGGGGCAATGTTGCTGCCGTTCTAGACCGAAGTTTCTGCAACAATGCCTGGATCTCCACTTTCCTGGATGTCCACCAAGTTGTCCTTCAGAGGGTGGCCTCCGATCACTCCTCGGTCCTGGTGGTGTCTGCGGCGTTAGAAAGGCCAAGAAATTGCCCCTTCAGATTTCAGTGCTTTTGGACAGAGCATGACACCTTTTTACACATTGTGAAGAGATCATGGGATGAGGACATCAAAGGTTCCCTCATGGTGGTGTTTgtggaaaaattaaaaagattaaaaggGGTTCTGCGGACATGGGGAAAAGCAGTCTCCCAAATTTTAACGTTGAGTTGGAGGATACGAAGAAAGGACTGGAAGATGTGCGACAGGAGATTGAGGAACAGGGCATGTTTGATGAGCTTTTTACTCAGGAAGTTGATGCAAAAACAAGGCAGCTGAAGGCCTTGGAgaattatgaaaaattatgggctgaaaaagctcgTATTAAATGGCGGCTGCAGGGCGATAGATGTTCCAAATTTTTTCACATCTTTGCAAAGAtgagaagaattaaaaacactATTAGAATAATTAAACAAGAGGACGGCATGGTTTTTTCTAAAAAAGACCAAATTGAAGGGTACAAGACCAGGTTTTATGAAAACTTTCATAAAGATGTCCCTATCCATGATCATATGGAGCTCTTGGAGTGTATTCCTAATTCTTTGGAGGAGGATGAGAGGATTGGGCTTGATTTGACTCCATCTGATGAACAAATTAAGGGAGCAATTTGAGATCTCGATTCTGAGAGCTCCTCGGGTCTGGACGGATTTCTAGGTACATTATATAAGGTATGTTGGGATATCATTGCGACAGATGTTTGCAAAgctattaatttctttttcagaACAGACTACATGCCTTACGGAatcaataacaattttttggtaTTGATTCCGAAAGTGGAGGGAGCGATTTCTTTGCATAAATTCCACCCattatgcatggggaattttttatgcaaaattatttcaaaaattctGGCTTTGAGATTATCGAGAGTGCTGCCCAGCATAATTTCCTGAGGAGCAGGACACcttccaaaaaggaaaaatcatccACTCCAACATTAGTTTGGCTTTGGAGCTAGCAAATTTGATGTTTTCCACCACCCGAGGGGGAGGAAAGTCAGCTTTTTCAATCAGCAAAAATCTCGGTTATGTTGAATGGAGGATCGATTGGGTACTTTGGCGTGGAAAGGGGTCTTAGACAAGGGGACCCAATCTCCCCTATGCTTTTTATCATAGCTAAAGAGGTGTTATGTAGACGGCTGACTGACTTGGTCGCAAAAAAGAGGTTGAAAGCTTTGAATGGTCCACGTGGTGCCACTACTCCAATGCATAGTGTATTTGCGGATGACATCTTTATTTTCTCCAATGCCTTGATCAGGTATGTGaagaatttaaaattattcctTTCAAAGTATGAGGATTTCTCGGGTCAAAAAATTAATGATGAGAAAAGTAAGATTTTTCTTGGCCCTATTACTGCCAGGAGGAAGCAGGCCATTATTGATTTATTAAAAATCCCAGTTTGCAACTTTCCCACCAAAAACTTGGGCGTGGAGATTTTCAAAGGAAGGGTGAGAAAGGAGGCCTTGCTTCCAATCCTGGACAAGGTCAAAATTCGATTGGCAGGATGGAAAGGAAATTTACTTTCTATGGCTGGAAGAGTTGAACATGTGAGATCGGTTATCTTGGGGATGACTAGCCATTCCTTTGCTGTTTATTGGTGAACCTCTACTTTGATTTCCATTATGGAAAGGTGGATGCGcaatttcatttggacaggtGATACCGATTCAGTTAAAAAATTCACTGTTAAATGGGATATGTGTTGTAGGCTGAAGGAGGAAGGTGGGTTGGGGCTGAGAAGGTTGAGGGATATGAATAAGGCGACTCTATGTAGTCTAGCATGGAGAATAAAGCATGAAAAGTCGTTCGCATACAACTTTCTCAGGGCAAGATTTCTGAAACGAAATGGCTCACTTAGACCTGGTTACAGGGCATCGTCTATTTGGCCTGGAATAAGGGAGGTGTGGGGCCTCATTGTGGCTAAtgagaggtggatggttggaaATGGTAGGAAGATTGATTTCTGGAAGGACAAATGGGTTAATGGGTTCTCTGTCCAGGATTCAGTGGAAGACACTGGCGATCAAGGTCCTTTGATGATTGATCGCTTCATTACCAGCTTCTAGTGGAACTTGCCTCCGGTCCAGTCTTCTACCATGAATGACATTTTTGTCTTATCAAAGGTATCAAAATTCCACAATATGAATGTGAGGATTGGTGTTTTTGGAAGGGTTCTATGGATGGATCATTTTCTATTAAATCGGCGTGGGAAGAGACCCGATTTTGTAACCCAAAAGTGCCATAGTTTTCTATTGTGTGGTGTAAAAATCTTCAGCCTCAAATGTCTTTGTTTGGTTGGCGGCTGATCCATGGAAGGTTGCCAATGGATGACGTGGTCAAAAAAAGAGGCATTTATCTTGCGTCAAAATGTGCTTTGTGTGGTGAGAAGGAAGAATCCTTGGAGCTTGTCTTTATACACTGCCCCTTTTCGGTTGAGGTATGGATTCTGTGGGATTTTTAATGTCAAGTGGGCAAACCTAGGTACAATTTCCAATTTATTTCAGTGGTGGAAGCGTCGGATGAAGCAGGTTCGATGCAAGGATGTTTGGAATATGGGATTGGTTATGGTGGCGGATAGCATATGGAGAGAAAGGAACATGAGGCGCCACGATGAATGGGGGAGGCTGCCCAAGTTTGTGTGTTAATCAGTTCTTGAGAAAATCAAAAATTGCAGGCCTTATATCAAAGGGACGATGGCATCAGTGGATGACTTGATATGCTATAGGAATTTGGGGCTCACCGCTCAGAGCATGCCctcaaataaaattttagaagtatttTGGTGCAAACCTTATGTGCATTGGATCAAGCTAAATTTTGATGGCAATTCAATGGGGAACCCTGGTCCTGTGGGAGCTGGAGGAGTTTTTAGAGATCCTATGGAAAGAGTGCTGGGGACCTATAAAGTATCCATGGGTGTGACAGGTGTTTTTGAGGCTGAGATGGAGGGTCTCATGGAAGGCTTAATGCGCGCTAAGGACATGGGTATTAATCAGTTATGGGTGGAGTCTGATTCCTCTGTTGTGGTTACGCTGATTCAACAAAATAGGGTACCATGGTTCGCTACTCAACGATGGACTTTCTTAAAGCCCTACTTGGATGGGATAAACTGGAAGATAACTCATAACTTCAAAGAGGCAAATGCTATTGCAGATTTCTTAGCTAGAGATGCAGCCAAATCTGGTGCTTCAGTATCAAATGTTGCTCTCCATGGGCATATTGTGGAGCTTCTTAgcagagatgctaatggaagacCAAATCATAGATTCATCTAGTGcgcttctccctctccctgcttatggcaatgccgaaggtggggatggGGAAACCGCTGACTATTGTCTTCAGTTCTTTCATCCTTTGATCTTCTACTTGTATTTAGATCACATTTTTTGAATAAAGTCatctttttagcaaaaaaaaaagttaggtgGATCCCCATTTTGTTTCCTTGAATGGCAGCAATGGATTAAATTCAAATGATTTCTTGGTTGATATTGGATCAGTTGCATTTTATAATGATCCTTATAGGTTTCTTTCATGGTGTTGCAAGATATATTTGGTTACAAAGTTCATGTTACAGGGGAAGTGTTTCCATTTTCAAGAGTTCACTCAAATGGGTGCACATATGGTGTGTATATTGGAGATAGAGAACGAGAGGGGATTGATGGGTGATTCTCCAACTGTGTTGGGAGATGGGCAGGATCCAGATGGGAGGAGAAGGGATCGGAGTCGTCAAGGCCTAATCACTGACTTCATGAAACTGTGTCCCAGATTTGGTGAGGGTCGAGGGGAGAAGGATGCAACTGTGGATCATAGTTTGAAAGGGCCTGCTGCGGAGCCCTCTCGGGCTTGTAATGGAGGTGGGTCTGGTGGCAGAAGGAGCTTCGCGACGGTGGTGGGGTGCACTCTGCCGAATGTGGATTCGTTGCCGGAACCTATTCATACAGGGTCTTAAACTAATATTGTGATTCCTCAAGATGCGTATGAAGAGAGGCTTACAAATTTTCGTTTTGCTCTTATTGGGAGAGCAAATTTCCGTGTGATATCTTTGAATGATATCAGACAGGAGGCAAGGAACTGGAACCTAAAGGGAAGAGTCAAAATGGCCCCGATGGGAAGAGGATACATTCTGATGCAGTTTGAGATGGAAGGGGACATGTCTTCAATGTGTAGGAGAAGTGTTGTTAAAGTAGGTGGGCAGATAATCAAGTTCCAGCGATGGTCTCCAGATTTTGAATTCCACGCGAAGCATGTTCGAACGAAACTGGTTTGGGTACGCTTCCCCGATTTGCCATTGGAGTACTGGCATGAAAAGATGCTTCTGTCCATGGCGAAGGCGGCTGGTAGACCTGCTGCAATTGACAGGAGAACTCAGGGTACTGAGGTAAGAAGCTATGCTCGTGTGCAAGTGGAGATGGAGCTTAATGGGAAGAGGTTAGAAGAAATACAGGTTGAGAGGTTTAAGCCGAGTACACAAgaggttttttggtttaaacaGGCCATTGTTTATGAGAATGGGCTGGCAAGGTGCGGCTTCTGTAGAAAGGTTGGGCACTATGTGAATGAATGTAGGGAGAGGAAGGCGATGGAGGCCAGGGAAGCTGCTGTGCTGCAAGGAGGAGTCCCTGGGGCTGTTTATACAGATGCAGCTGGTGGTGAAAGGAGGCCGACGGCTGTTTCAGGCGTGGAAGAAAGAAGGCAGGCGGCAGGGAGGAGAGAGTCCTTAAGTGGAAGGATTCCTTCCCATGATGGGAACGGATCTCCTTCCATATTGAGACAGCCTTCTTTGGAAGGGAGATCGATTGGAAATTTGGGAACGAATCAGGGGCTTCCACATGGCAGTATTGAGGTGGTTCTTCCCTTAAATCATGGGCATATTAGTGAGGCAGGTTCGGCTGAGACACTTATGGACAGCGTGATAGGGGAAGGGCTGAGGAACAACGTGGACGGTTCTCTTTCTGGGGATGGATCCGGATATGGGTCCGATCCAGGTTCTAATGAAGAGGACCGTGGGAAGATGGGGGGCGTCCAGGGGCACTTGGAGAGTTGTGGTCCTGTGGAGATACCTTCAATGAGGGCGTAGTTGATACAGGTGGTGTTGCTGGTCGCGAGGAGACGGTGCAACATGTTGTTTCAATTCTGGATAGGCAGGTTAGAGATGGGGCAATTATCATTCACCATACTGAAGGAAATAGAAGTGAAAATGAAATAAGGGATGATGCAGCTGACACCACACCTGTGTTgcgaaggaaaaagaaggggaacCATACTAGTAATGTGGTGCAGCCTCATCGGAAGTCTAACCGCATTGCTATTTTAAAAAGGtaagaatcaaagtcctcttttggaacattagaggaaggaagaaggcaGTGGCTAAACTGGCCTTGGGACGAATTTTAAAGGATCGGCAGTCTGATATTGTATGTCTCGCGAAGCCGATGGTGGAGGTTAGTGATTatccaaaattattttttaatagattgGGGTTTGAGGTggaatttatttataatagtagaATTGATAAAGTTCCAAATTTATGGATAATGTGGAAAAGGAATATAAGGCGACCAGGAATTATGTCTGTGTCAGATCAGCATATAACGATACCGATTGAATGGCTTCAGAGAGTTATTATTGTGTCATTTGTTCATGCAAACTGTTTTAAAGTTAAAAGAAGGGATTTATGGGCAAACTTGGCAGCCTCAGCGCCTAATCCTACAGATCCTTGGCTTGTGGTAGGGAATTTAATGTGACTCTGGTGTCCCATGAGAAAAGAGGCCCAGGTGCCTTTAATATGGGATCAGCTGCGGAGTTGGTGCCATGGTGGATTCTTGTTCGTTGATGCAGTTGCCATCTCAGGGGAAGAAGTTCACCCGGACTAATAACAGGAGGAGAGGGAATGTGTCGGCTGTGCTAGACAAGAGTTTTTGTAATGGTGCTTAGGTGGAGTTTTTTCATGAGAGTGTGCAGCAAGTGCTTCAGAGTGTTGGGTCGGATCATGCTCCAATATTTATTAACTCTGTGCCTGTGACGAAACCTGTAAACTGCCCTTTCAGGTTTCATAGGCATTGGGTGGAACACAAGGATTCTATGCAGGTGGTCAGGGATTCTTGGACAGGTTGGACAACAGGCAATCATATCTATGGGGTTGCTCAAAAGCTTAAAAGACTCAAGGGGGTGTTGAAGAATTGGGCAAGGAATGCATATCCAAGTTTTAATGTGGAGCTAGAGGTGGCAAAAAAGGAGATGGAGGTGGTCCAGCAGAAAATTGAAGAGAATGGTATGGATGATGTCTTATTTGCTGTGGAGGCAAATGCAAAGACAAGGTACCTAAAAGCTATGGAAAATTATGAGAAGATGTGGGCTGAAA from Macadamia integrifolia cultivar HAES 741 chromosome 11, SCU_Mint_v3, whole genome shotgun sequence encodes the following:
- the LOC122093869 gene encoding uncharacterized protein LOC122093869 — encoded protein: MLNGGSIGYFGVERGLRQGDPISPMLFIIAKEVLCRRLTDLVAKKRLKALNGPRGATTPMHSVFADDIFIFSNALIRLKEEGGLGLRRLRDMNKATLCSLAWRIKHEKSFAYNFLRARFLKRNGSLRPGYRASSIWPGIREVWGLIVANERWMVGNGRKIDFWKDKWVNGFSVQDSVEDTGDQGPLMIDRFITSF